One Callospermophilus lateralis isolate mCalLat2 chromosome 13, mCalLat2.hap1, whole genome shotgun sequence genomic window, TTTATGGAAGACCCCTCCTCAACCACCCACCATGAGGTGTTCTGGCAACTCGAGAGAGGTGCTTACAAGCACCACTCCGACAGTCAATACACGCTGGCTTTAAGCCACTGCGTCAAAGAAACATTGTCACCTGGTGTGAGTTTACAGAGCCCAACCATGGAATCCGATCATCCACACAAGGCCGGTGCTGCCTGCCCACTGTCAGCTAAAATGTTCATCAAACTCTGCCTCCAGGGAGGTGCCAAGAGATCGACACCTTCAACACCACCCCCATGTCCCACCTGCCTCCAGAGGGGCAGGGAAAGCGGGGTCTTGATGTCCAACTCAACTGAGCTGAACACCAGCCAGCTTTTCCTAAGTGCAAGACCTTGGCTGCGTCTGAGCTGAAACTTCCTCAAACGTAAATCAGGAATGCCACCCACTTGGCAGGATTAAGACTGCTGTGGCTGTCTGTGTGGAGCTAATCTGGTGCCCAGCACACTGCGGTCACTCATGGTCTGGTGGTGCTATTTTGACTGCCTTCGCACTCCCCCAAAGCAAGCACCCtcgtggggttttttgttttgttgctgctgctgttgttTTAGGAATACTCAAATCACATGTTTAAACATGACTACCCAAACTCTTTCAGCCAGGAAGTATAATGAAAGGAATTCCTAAGATCATTCACAGATCCTGAAACTAATGGAAGCATAAAATCAGATGCAGAGACGGCACAATCCCCCTTCCTCCAGCCGGTCCCTCACTGCAACATTGCAGGTTCAGTCAAGAGACTTAAATCAGTTTCCCTCAGCCCCCTGGGTCCCTTGGGGAAGGAGATAACTATGTCCTAACAGGTACCCAACAGAAGCAGCTGCTCTAAAGCCAGGCTGTCTGCTGCCCCTTCCCTGAGAAGGACAGGGGAGAAGAGGTCTCAGCTTAGCTGGGAAAGTAGATAACCTTGGAAAGCAGATCAAGGAAGATTTAGGACATCCCCTTCCTCTGACTCGAACGTCAGCTCAGCCCCATGGCGGGCCTTGGTCAGCCCTGTCCCACTATAGCACCTCTCCTGCTCCACCTTCAGATTTGACCCAACAATGTTTGTTAATATAAATGAAAGTCTTGTGAAAGAGCAAGGCTGAGATTCACCCAGGTCCCTTTCCCTACCAGCTTCATTTTAAACAACTGCTCTTCTTTCCTGAGTCTAGTAACAGGAGGACACATGCCTTCCCCACCGTGAATCCACAGTTGTGAATGAGCATCACACCTGGATTCCCCACAAAGCTCATGTTTGGAACCCTCCCGATGCCTGTGTCCAGCCTTTGGGCAGCCTGAGAGTCACACATGTCAAAACGggacagtaacacacacacagaagagcCATGTGTGTACAAACGCACCTGTGCTGATTTCCCAGCACAGTCCCGAAACAAAATCAGACACCAACTGACAGCGCTTCGGGAGGAGGGTGGCCCAGCAGAGCTGGGCACAAAGAGGATTCAGTGTGGAAGTAAAGTGAAAGGAGCTGCAGGGGAGGGGCAGGTCTGCTGTGACCTCGAGAGGGGAGAGGCCCGACTAAGGTCCTGCTGAGGAGCACTGCATAGCCAAGAGCAAACAAAAGGATCCCAGGAACGGAACCGGACGGCTAAGAGGGGCCTCCTGCTCCAACGCGGTGCTGCCGCTGTTGATGTTCCAGGAAGCTACAAAACTGCTGCTCCTTTTCAACAGAGGGATCATATCAACAAAGCACACAGAGGAAACCTAGCTAAGATGGAACCTGCCTGTACTGAGCGACCCGAAAACGGAAATACCTCTTTCCCCGCTTGCAGTGGGTTTGAAAACAGCAGGGACGGAGCCGGACGGCAGGGGGAGGGCGGCGGCGCAGCTCTTCCTGCACACTAGAGTCCCGCGACCAGAGACCTGCCtctctgaggtccgcggcccgCCTCTCTTAACGCGGTGCGTGGTGAGCCGCGCAAGACCGGGCCTGCGGGAAGGGCTACGGAGTGACAACTGCGCACCGCGGGGCAGGGGACCGTGCCCTCTTGGCCTGCGTAGCCCAGGTCCAGGCCCTGCGCCCGCGCCACGGCGCTAGCCGGCAGGACAGGCCGCCCCTCCCCGGCTCCCGCCCAGCCACTTACTTTCGTCCGGCCATTGATCTTGTAGTTGCCCAGCTTGCCGTTGCAGTGGCGGATCAGGTCGTCCATGCTGCTCATGAGCAGCCCGATGGTCTCGCAGCCGGGCTCCTTGCCCTCGATCCAGGTGATTTTGTCACCCCGGATGTCCTTGGACGAGTCGCTCTTCTGGCTGACCAGCTGCCCGTCCGTGAACTTGCCGGTGTCGTGCAGTGCGCGCACCTCGTCGCCTATCTGCTGCCCAGTCTCCCTGCCCAGGAAGTCGTCCACCACGCAGATGCCGTGCTTGTTCATGCACGGCACGATGTACTCCAGCGCCAGCTTCAGCGCGGGCAGCGGCTTGGTCTGCCCGTTGGGCCGCAGGCCGCCGCCGGGGCTCAGCGCCTCTCCGGGCGAGCTGCCCGCTGGGCACAGGCTGGCCCGCTCTGGACACGGCGACCGCCGCGCGGGCGGTTCCTCCTGGCCGCGCTCGGCCGCGCCGCGGGGGCCCCGGGCCTGGGCCGCGTCCCCGGGGGCCGGCGCGCGCGCGGCCTCGGCGCTGCCCCGCCGCTGCCCCGCCGCCTTCCCGGCCCGCGCCCCGGCGTTCCCGGCGGCGGCCCCGGCCCGCGTCGGAGGCGCGGCGGCGGGCGGCGCGGGGCCCGGCTGCGCGCGCGGGGCAGCGGCGGGGCCGGCGGGGTCGCCGCCCTGGCA contains:
- the Egln1 gene encoding egl nine homolog 1, coding for MASDSGGPGGPSASERDRQYCELCGKMENLLRCGRCRSSFYCCKEHQRQDWKKHKLVCQGGDPAGPAAAPRAQPGPAPPAAAPPTRAGAAAGNAGARAGKAAGQRRGSAEAARAPAPGDAAQARGPRGAAERGQEEPPARRSPCPERASLCPAGSSPGEALSPGGGLRPNGQTKPLPALKLALEYIVPCMNKHGICVVDDFLGRETGQQIGDEVRALHDTGKFTDGQLVSQKSDSSKDIRGDKITWIEGKEPGCETIGLLMSSMDDLIRHCNGKLGNYKINGRTKAMVACYPGNGTGYVRHVDNPNGDGRCVTCIYYLNKDWDAKVSGGILRIFPEGKAQFADIEPKFDRLLFFWSDRRNPHEVQPAYATRYAITVWYFDADERARAKVKYLTGEKGVRVELNKPSDPVGKDV